In Opisthocomus hoazin isolate bOpiHoa1 chromosome 3, bOpiHoa1.hap1, whole genome shotgun sequence, a genomic segment contains:
- the HEY1 gene encoding hairy/enhancer-of-split related with YRPW motif protein 1: MGETGAGRGAGRALGALLPRAARRPPPEGRPRPAVAAAAVKRAHPEYSSSDSEELDEAVEVEKESADENGNLSSAAGSASPSTSSQILARKRRRGIIEKRRRDRINNSLSELRRLVPSAFEKQGSAKLEKAEILQMTVDHLKMLHTAGGKGYFDAHALAMDYRSLGFRECLAEVARYLSIIEGLDASDPLRVRLVSHLNNYASQREAASSAHTGIGHIPWGSAFGHHPHISHALLLAQNGHGNTSTTASSAEPHHQTRVAAPHAETSSLRVPPNGSVGPVLPVVTPTTKLSPPLLSSVASLSAFPFSFGSFHLLSPNVLSPSAPTQSATLGKPYRPWGTEIGAF; the protein is encoded by the exons ATGGGGGAGACGGGCGCCGGGCGAGGCGCGGGTCGCGCGCTGGGCGCCCTCCTcccgcgcgccgcccgccgcccgccccccgaaggccgcccgcgccccgccgttGCCGCCGCCGCCGTGAAGCGGGCGCACCCCGAGTACAGCTCGTCCGACAgcgaggagctggacgaggccgtCGAGGTGGAGAAGGAGAGCGCGGACGAGAACGG GAACCTGAGCTCGGCCGCGGGCTCCGCGTCCCCTTCGACCAGCTCGCAGATCCTGGCCAGGAAGCGGCGCCGAGGG ATCATCGAGAAGCGCCGACGCGACCGCATCAACAACAGCCTGTCCGAGCTGAGGAGGCTGGTGCCCAGCGCCTTCGAGAAGCAG gGATCCGCCAAGCTGGAGAAAGCAGAGATCCTGCAGATGACGGTCGATCATCTGAAGATGCTGCACACGGCGGGAGGGAAAG GTTATTTTGATGCTCATGCTTTGGCTATGGACTATCGGAGTCTAGGGTTTCGAGAGTGCCTGGCTGAAGTTGCTCGATACCTTAGTATTATAGAGGGTCTGGATGCCTCCGATCCTCTGCGAGTTCGACTCGTGTCTCATCTCAACAACTACGCCTCTCAGCGGGAAGCAGCAAGTAGTGCGCACACTGGCATCGGACACATTCCTTGGGGCAGTGCCTTTGGACATCACCCTCACATCTCTCACGCGTTGCTGCTGGCTCAAAACGGGCACGGTAATACCAGTACTACAGCATCTTCCGCAGAACCGCATCACCAGACCAGAGTTGCCGCCCCACACGCTGAAACATCCTCACTCAGAGTGCCCCCAAATGGCAGCGTTGGACCGGTGCTGCCCGTGGTCACACCTACTACCAAACTGTCTCCCCCTCTCCTCTCGTCCGTGGCATCTCTGTCTGCATTCCCCTTCTCGTTTGGCTCCTTCCATCTGCTGTCCCCCAACGTGCTGAGCCCGTCTGCACCAACGCAGTCAGCAACCCTTGGCAAACCGTACAGACCCTGGGGGACTGAGATTGGAGCCTTCTAA